The proteins below come from a single Stigmatella erecta genomic window:
- a CDS encoding CHASE domain-containing protein, producing the protein MGGAPPASRRRGGLTPVTVLSICLVITALSTGVFLLTTRGWDDTRFENLARLSQDRILAHLGADTALLLGTAGFFTASDHVTPEEFRLYVERLALQRYGLGIREMGYSRRLPAQPGQHEAHAITYLEPASPRQPEALGFDMFSGPLHREAMERAWRTGMPALSGKLTLGLESGATGQAGFVLYIPVYQGHAIPPSEPERWRTLDGFVYGPMAAEALFSEMFPAPFQTRVTFRLYDGRTPAPEALLYDSGASLKTASATPRLTTTAQLEVAGRPWTLVFSSQPEFERTLMASWAPTVGAIGTLMSLLVFAFARSQQNARRRAEANEAERAWLLARERGARAETEAQRMHLQQIFMQAPAVIAILAGPQQVFEFANTECQKVLGHRELLGRPLHEAVPDLRQQGQALLDEAYRTGRALSGREVCLPLRYTAGGPIEERYWDFFFQPRRTPEGGVDGMMVFAFEVTGQLQARQEVELSREEARRSAAQLQAITDTLPALVAYLDVRERYRFANQAYETWFGMKPELVLGKTAEEFVGPAGYAAVKDRLHRALAGETVQYEVELTIRNGRKIYMQSNYLPDRDAQGHVRGIVVLAHDLTERRKEEEIVRNAVRLRDEFLSVASHELKTPLTPLSLKLQALARAVEGQPETPFTQKVRSHVEAGRKQLNRLSVLIGDLLDVSRIGSGQMRLRWEPVDFVALIRDVVARLEPEAQRVESPLSVEAPGSVLGHSDRLRFEQVVENLLTNAIKYGAGKPIRIFLTEEAAGVVLRVEDQGIGIAPEHQARIFERFERAVSDRNYGGLGLGLYITRTIVELLGGTIRVQSQPGQGAAFTVELPRQPPAGTPSPG; encoded by the coding sequence GTGGGCGGGGCCCCGCCCGCGTCCCGGCGGCGCGGGGGGCTGACGCCGGTCACGGTGCTGAGCATCTGCCTGGTGATCACGGCCCTCTCCACGGGAGTTTTCCTGCTGACCACGCGGGGATGGGATGACACCCGGTTCGAGAACCTCGCCCGGCTGAGCCAGGATCGCATCCTGGCCCACCTGGGGGCGGACACGGCCTTGCTGCTGGGCACGGCCGGCTTCTTCACCGCCAGCGACCACGTCACGCCCGAGGAGTTCCGGCTCTACGTCGAGCGCCTGGCGTTGCAGCGCTACGGGCTGGGCATTCGCGAGATGGGCTACAGCCGGCGCCTGCCCGCGCAGCCGGGCCAGCACGAGGCCCACGCCATCACCTACCTGGAGCCGGCCTCGCCACGCCAGCCGGAGGCGCTGGGCTTCGACATGTTCTCCGGGCCGCTCCACCGGGAGGCGATGGAGCGGGCCTGGCGCACCGGGATGCCCGCGCTCTCCGGCAAGCTCACCCTGGGCCTGGAGTCGGGGGCCACCGGCCAGGCAGGCTTCGTGCTGTACATTCCGGTGTACCAGGGGCACGCCATTCCCCCGAGCGAGCCGGAGCGCTGGCGGACGCTGGATGGCTTCGTCTACGGCCCCATGGCGGCCGAGGCGCTGTTCTCGGAGATGTTCCCCGCCCCCTTTCAGACGCGCGTCACCTTCCGCCTCTATGACGGGCGGACGCCGGCGCCCGAGGCCCTGCTGTATGACTCGGGCGCCTCGCTGAAGACGGCGTCGGCCACGCCCCGGCTCACCACCACGGCGCAGCTCGAGGTGGCGGGCCGCCCGTGGACGCTGGTGTTCTCCTCGCAGCCGGAGTTCGAGCGGACGCTGATGGCCTCCTGGGCGCCGACGGTGGGAGCGATTGGAACGCTGATGAGCCTGCTGGTGTTCGCCTTCGCGCGCTCCCAGCAGAATGCCCGCAGGCGCGCGGAGGCCAACGAGGCGGAGCGCGCCTGGCTGCTCGCGCGGGAGCGGGGGGCGCGGGCCGAGACGGAAGCCCAGCGCATGCACCTGCAGCAGATCTTCATGCAGGCCCCGGCGGTCATCGCCATCCTGGCGGGCCCCCAGCAGGTCTTCGAGTTCGCCAACACCGAGTGCCAGAAGGTGCTGGGCCACCGGGAGCTGCTGGGCAGGCCCCTGCACGAGGCGGTGCCCGACCTGAGGCAGCAGGGCCAGGCGCTGCTGGACGAGGCGTACCGGACGGGACGGGCCCTGTCGGGCCGGGAGGTGTGCCTGCCGCTGCGCTACACGGCCGGGGGGCCCATCGAGGAGCGGTACTGGGACTTCTTCTTCCAGCCCCGCCGCACGCCGGAGGGCGGGGTGGATGGGATGATGGTGTTCGCCTTCGAGGTGACGGGCCAGCTCCAGGCGCGCCAGGAGGTGGAGCTGAGCCGGGAGGAGGCCCGGCGCAGCGCCGCCCAGCTCCAGGCCATCACCGACACGCTGCCGGCGCTGGTGGCCTACCTCGATGTGAGGGAGCGCTACCGCTTCGCCAACCAGGCCTACGAGACGTGGTTCGGGATGAAGCCCGAGCTGGTCCTGGGCAAGACGGCGGAGGAGTTCGTCGGGCCCGCGGGCTATGCGGCCGTGAAGGACCGGCTCCACCGGGCGCTCGCGGGCGAGACCGTCCAGTATGAAGTCGAGCTGACGATCCGCAACGGGCGGAAGATCTACATGCAGTCCAACTACCTGCCGGACCGGGACGCGCAGGGCCACGTGCGGGGCATCGTGGTGCTGGCGCATGACCTCACCGAGCGGAGGAAGGAAGAGGAGATTGTCCGCAACGCGGTGCGCCTGCGCGACGAGTTCCTGTCGGTGGCGAGCCACGAGCTGAAGACGCCGCTCACCCCGTTGAGCCTGAAGCTCCAGGCGCTCGCGCGGGCGGTGGAGGGGCAGCCGGAGACGCCGTTCACCCAGAAGGTCCGCTCGCACGTGGAGGCAGGGCGCAAGCAGCTCAACCGCCTGTCGGTGCTCATCGGGGACTTGCTGGACGTGTCGCGGATCGGCTCGGGCCAGATGCGGCTGCGCTGGGAGCCGGTGGACTTCGTGGCGTTGATCCGGGACGTGGTGGCGCGGCTGGAGCCCGAGGCCCAGCGGGTGGAGTCGCCGCTGAGCGTGGAGGCGCCTGGCAGCGTGCTGGGCCACTCGGACCGGCTGCGGTTCGAGCAGGTGGTGGAGAACCTGCTGACGAACGCCATCAAGTATGGGGCGGGCAAACCCATCCGCATCTTCCTGACGGAGGAGGCGGCCGGGGTGGTGCTCCGGGTGGAGGACCAGGGCATCGGCATCGCGCCCGAACACCAAGCGCGCATCTTCGAGCGGTTCGAGCGCGCGGTGTCGGATCGCAACTACGGGGGCCTGGGGCTGGGGCTCTACATTACCCGCACCATCGTGGAGCTGTTGGGTGGCACCATCCGCGTGCAGAGCCAGCCCGGCCAGGGCGCGGCCTTCACCGTGGAGTTGCCCCGGCAGCCCCCCGCAGGCACGCCCAGCCCGGGGTGA
- a CDS encoding mechanosensitive ion channel family protein, whose product MLRRFALLLTLLPSTPVLAQEEGGSALRGQLPAFLLHRPLWEVELWQALGLGLVLAGSVLVGRLMEGLLLRLGVRAAGLTQSGWDDQLVTAGRGPLRYPIFAVLVASGSRLLGLPAQVQHVVDVMARSIVIISLAWFLMSFLRLAARFVEQKVNRTTATGAEVGRIRGLRTQLVVMRHIIEVAVVLVAASLLLLQFEAVRNVGVSLLASAGIAGLVLGLAAQKSISTLLAGIQLSITQPIRIGDTVIVEGEWGWVEEITLTYVVVKVWDLRRLVVPMTHFLEKPFQNWSKVSPDILGTAEVFVDFRTNVAAVRAELHRILQQESQGLWDGKVHGLQVTECTERTMKLRALVSASDAGKAFDLRCLVREKLMLFLQGQPHGLPLLRAEASHLAPAAEPVLPLGLNAVAPGRMAAPARPAGSSD is encoded by the coding sequence ATGCTGCGCCGCTTCGCCCTGCTCTTGACGCTGCTGCCGTCCACGCCCGTGCTGGCGCAGGAGGAGGGCGGCTCCGCCCTGCGGGGGCAACTGCCCGCGTTTCTCCTGCACCGGCCGCTCTGGGAGGTGGAGCTCTGGCAGGCGCTGGGGCTGGGGTTGGTGCTGGCGGGCAGCGTGCTCGTGGGGCGGCTGATGGAGGGGCTGTTGCTGCGGCTGGGCGTGCGCGCCGCGGGGCTGACGCAGTCGGGGTGGGATGACCAGCTGGTGACGGCGGGGCGAGGCCCGCTGCGCTATCCCATCTTCGCGGTGCTGGTGGCCTCGGGCTCGCGCCTGCTGGGCCTGCCCGCGCAGGTGCAGCACGTGGTGGATGTGATGGCGCGCTCCATCGTCATCATCTCCCTGGCGTGGTTCCTGATGAGCTTCCTGCGGCTGGCCGCGCGCTTCGTGGAGCAGAAGGTGAACCGCACCACGGCGACCGGCGCGGAGGTGGGGCGCATCCGGGGGCTGCGCACGCAGCTGGTGGTGATGCGCCACATCATCGAGGTGGCGGTGGTGCTGGTGGCCGCCTCCCTGCTGCTGCTCCAGTTCGAGGCGGTGCGCAACGTGGGCGTGTCGCTGCTGGCCTCCGCGGGCATCGCCGGCCTGGTGCTCGGCCTGGCGGCGCAGAAGTCCATCTCCACGCTGCTGGCGGGCATCCAGCTGTCCATCACCCAGCCCATCCGCATCGGGGACACCGTCATCGTGGAGGGCGAGTGGGGGTGGGTGGAGGAAATCACCCTCACCTATGTGGTGGTGAAGGTGTGGGACTTGCGGCGGCTGGTGGTGCCCATGACGCACTTCCTGGAGAAGCCCTTCCAGAACTGGAGCAAGGTGTCGCCGGACATCCTGGGCACGGCGGAGGTGTTCGTGGACTTCCGCACGAACGTGGCCGCGGTGCGCGCGGAGCTGCACCGCATCCTGCAGCAGGAGTCCCAGGGGCTCTGGGACGGCAAGGTGCACGGCCTGCAGGTGACGGAGTGCACCGAGCGCACCATGAAGCTGCGCGCGCTGGTGAGCGCCTCGGACGCGGGCAAGGCGTTCGACCTGCGGTGCCTGGTGCGCGAGAAGCTGATGCTGTTCCTCCAGGGGCAGCCGCACGGCCTTCCGCTGCTGCGCGCCGAGGCGAGCCACCTGGCGCCGGCGGCGGAGCCGGTGCTCCCGCTGGGCCTGAACGCGGTGGCGCCCGGGCGGATGGCGGCCCCGGCCCGGCCGGCGGGCTCCAGCGACTAG